The segment GTTTCGCACTTGTCATAAAAAATCCCCATTTATTAGATCATTATTTGACATTTTCCCAGTGAGTCCAGAGTTCGGGCGGGTTGAGCTCGTACTTATCATTCTCCCGGTACATGAACTGGTGCATAATGAACTCGCGGCGGATGGTGGCATAATCATCATGGAACGGCTTAATGAACTCGTTGATCTCTTTCTCCGAATAGACCACACCCGGTTCAAGCTTCTCCACCATATATTGCAGCGCGATTAATTTCTTCTTGTATTGTGCGGGAATCTGGCGCAGGCGTCCGTCTTTGGCAAAAAAATTACGGAGCACCGACTCCTTCAGACTGTGTTCAGGCGACTCTTCCTCCATCTCCTCCACCCCCTTTGCAAAAATAAATTTCAGCGAGGCCTCAGAGCCTGCCTGGATAAACTCGGGATTCAGCTTGAAATATACAGTGTTCTTGTCTCTGCGCTCCAGGATCAGTGCGGCTTCACGCAGCTTGGCT is part of the Paenibacillus sp. FSL M7-0420 genome and harbors:
- a CDS encoding DUF2087 domain-containing protein, whose amino-acid sequence is MQLDKIVAYHKALSDPTRLRILLLLSRGEVHGHALAEKLNLSQPTVTHHAAKLREAALILERRDKNTVYFKLNPEFIQAGSEASLKFIFAKGVEEMEEESPEHSLKESVLRNFFAKDGRLRQIPAQYKKKLIALQYMVEKLEPGVVYSEKEINEFIKPFHDDYATIRREFIMHQFMYRENDKYELNPPELWTHWENVK